CGGCATCAACCCCGAAACACTCGACGTCATCGGCCGCGAGATCGTCGAGGTCTCGCGCATGGGGCTGCAACTGGTCCTGGTCATCGGCGGCGGCAACATCTTTCGGGGCGTTTCCGAGTCCGCCAAGGGCATGGACCGCGCCTCGGCCGACTACATGGGCATGCTGGCCACGGTCATGAACGCGCTCGCTGTGCAAGACGCCCTGGAAAAGCTCGGCGTGGAAACGCGCGTGCTCTCGGCCATCGCCATGCGCGAAGTCTGCGAGCCCTACATCCGCCGCCGCGCCGTGCGCCACCTGGAACACGGCCGCGTGGTCATCTGCGCCGCGGGCACGGGAAACCCCTATTTCACCACCGACACCGCCGCCACGCTGCGCGCGGCCGAGCTCAAGTGTCAGGCCATCCTCAAGGCCACCAAGGTGGACGGCGTCTATGACAAGGACCCCATGAAGCACGACGATGCCGTGATGTTCACGACCATTCCCTACATGGAGACTCTCGAACGCCGCCTGAAGGTCATGGATTCCACGGCCATATCCCTGGCCATGGACAACGACCTGCCGATCATCGTATTCAACCTCTTCACCCCCGGAAACATCAAGCGGGTCGTCTCCGGCGACGACATCGGGACAACTGTTCAAGGAGGGTAGCTCATGCAAGCCGTGCTCAAAGACTGCGACGGGAAGATGAAGAAGACCGTGGAGAACCTGAAACGCGAGTTTGGGAAACTGCGCACGGGACGCGCCTCCACGGCCCTGGTCGAAAGCCTCAAGGTGGACTACTACGGCACCCCCACCCCCTTGCCGCAGATAGCCTCCATCGCCGTGCCGGATTCGCGCACCATCACCATTCAGCCCTGGGACCGCAACGCCTTCTCGATCATCGACAAGGCCATCCAGACCTCGGACCTGGGGCTTAGCGCCGTCAACGACGGCAAGCTCTTGCGCATCAACATCCCGCCCCTCACCGAGGAGCGACGCAAGGACCTG
The sequence above is a segment of the Alkalidesulfovibrio alkalitolerans DSM 16529 genome. Coding sequences within it:
- the frr gene encoding ribosome recycling factor, which encodes MQAVLKDCDGKMKKTVENLKREFGKLRTGRASTALVESLKVDYYGTPTPLPQIASIAVPDSRTITIQPWDRNAFSIIDKAIQTSDLGLSAVNDGKLLRINIPPLTEERRKDLVKIAKKYTEETKVAVRNIRRDGNESLKKLEKDKEISQDDLKRGQDEMQKLTDNAIKLAEQVFAEKEKEIMEI
- the pyrH gene encoding UMP kinase, giving the protein MTKLRYQRVLLKLSGEALAGDQKFGINPETLDVIGREIVEVSRMGLQLVLVIGGGNIFRGVSESAKGMDRASADYMGMLATVMNALAVQDALEKLGVETRVLSAIAMREVCEPYIRRRAVRHLEHGRVVICAAGTGNPYFTTDTAATLRAAELKCQAILKATKVDGVYDKDPMKHDDAVMFTTIPYMETLERRLKVMDSTAISLAMDNDLPIIVFNLFTPGNIKRVVSGDDIGTTVQGG